GGGCTTATCGATACCCATGCCGAAGGCAATGGTGGCAACAATTATGTCTGCATCGTCCTTGATGAAGGCTTCCTGGTTGATCTCGCGCTGGGTATCGCTCAGCCCTGCGTGATAGGGTAGTGCGTTGAAGCCGTCCCTCCTGAGCTTTGCAGCGATGGTGTCCACGTTCTTGCGGCTCTGGCAGTAGATTATGCCGCTCCTTCCCCTGTTCTTCCTTAGGTACTGGAGCACCTGGTCATAGGTTTCCTTTTTTGGCCTTATCTCATAGAGGAGGTTATGCCGGTTGAAGCTTGCCACATAGGTCTTACAGCCTTTCAGTCCCAGCTGGGAGAGGGTATCCTCCCTGACCTTCGGGGTTGCTGTGGCCGTCAGGGCAATTATCGGGACCTTCGGGAACTTCTGCTTGAGCATGCTCAGCTTGCGGTACTCGGGTCTGAAATCGTGCCCCCATTCGGATATGCAGTGGCTCTCGTCAATTGCGAACAGGCTTATGTTCGCCTTCGCGATCAAAGCCAATGTGCTGGACATCGTAAGCCGCTCGGGTGCGACATAGAGTATCCTGATATCGTTCGAGACAATATCATCACAGACCCGCCTGGACTCGGTATAGCTCTGGGTGCTGTTAAGGAATGCCGCATTGATACCATTGGCCTTGAGGCTGTCCACCTGGTCCTTCATAAGGGATATCAGAGGCGATACAACAACGGTCAGTCCATCCAGAAGCAGCGCAGGCAATTGGTAACAAAGGGATTTCCCGCCTCCTGTGGGCATGAGAACGAAGGTATCCTTCCCGTCTAGCACGTCCTGGACTATTTCTTTCTGAAGGGGGCGGAACTCAGAATATCCGAAGTACTTCTGAAGGGTTTGATACATTTTACGACCGCTGCTGTTTTGTTATTTGCCTGTTATCCAATCATTCGTTCATGCCTGTTCATGTCAGTCTGATGTTTATTTTGTTTGACCCCTATGCTGCCGGCATATATAACTTGCTTGTAAGCGGAGTGTAAGTATTGACTGCGCATTAAGCATTAATAGCAGATGTCCGTTAAAGTGTCTTCAAAAAGGGAGCATTAATAAGCACAAACTTATATCCCTAGAGTAAAATCTGAGGAATAAATCCTATTTTCGGAGTTCACATTCATGGTAAAAGTTGATAAATTCATTCCTAAGGCAATTGAAAAGATGCAGCAGCAGATCACTGACGGCAGGGCCATAATAGCCCTTTCCGGAGGTGTTGACAGCTCTGTATGTGCCGTCCTGGCCCACCGTGCCATAGGTGACAGGCTGACGCCTATCTATATAGACACGGGCCTTATGAGAAAAGGAGAGACAGAGCGGATAAAGGAAATATTCTGCGACATGAATCTCGTGGTCGTCGATGCCAAGGACCGCTTCCTTGGAGCCCTGAAGGGAATCACGGATCCCGAGGAGAAACGCAAGGCGGTAGGTGAGACTTTCATCCGCGTCTTCGAAACGGAAGCAAAGACACTGAAGGCCGATTACCTTATCCAGGGCACCATATACCCTGACAGGATAGAGTCGGAGGGAGGTATCAAGTCCCATCACAACGTAGGCGGCCTTCCGTCCGTAATGGACTTCAAGGCAATAGTCGAGCCGGTTGAGGATCTGTACAAGGATGAGGTCCGTGAGGTCGCACGCGCTCTGGGCCTGCCCCATGAGATCTCCGAGAGGATGCCTTTCCCGGGCCCGGGACTGTCCGTCAGGATAGTAGGCGAGGTCACCGAGGAGCTTGTGAACATTGTCAGGGAGGCGAATGCAATAGTAGAGGACGAGCTTGTAGAGGCTTTCCATCCATGGCAGACCTTCGCAGCCATTATCGGCAAGGGTACCGGCGTCAAGGGTGATGTGAGGGTCCACGGCTGGATAGTTGCCGTAAGGGCTGTGGGTTCAAGGGACGGCATGACCGCAGAGGCGCTGGAGCTGCCCTGGCCTGTCCTGAACAGGATCGAATCCCGCATATCGGCATCCCTGCCCACTGTTGCAAGGGTCGTTTATGATCTCACCCCCAAGCCACCGGCTACCATTGAGTTCGAGTAATGTCATCAGATAAGTCACTCAATACCCTGGTCCTCGACATCAGGAACAGGCAGAAATCCAAGCCAGGGTCTCTTGATGAGCCCTGTGCAATGTGGACGGGGAGCGACCTGGTCGATGGGAAGAAGCTTGACACCCTTACCATAATCTTCAGGACATCAGGCTGCTGGTGGGGTAAGGCCGGGGGCTGCACCATGTGCGGCTACGTATACGATAGTGCACAGGTCTCTCCCTCGGACGAGGATCTGTTCGCCCAGCTCGGGAAAGCCATGAGGAAGGCATCAGGCTTTGAAGAGTTCATGGTGAAGATATTCACCTCCGGCAGCTTCCTGGATACCCGGGAGATACCCCTGGAAGTAAGACACAGGATACTGGGCGAGCTTGAAAGCGATTCAAGGGTCGTAAAAGTTCTGGTGGAGACCAGGCCGGAATTCGTCAGAGAGGAAACGATAGCCGATTGCCGCAACTCCATGAAAGGCAAGCCATTTGAGATAGCTGTGGGCCTGGAAACGACTTCGGATATCATCCGCAAGCATTCCATTAACAAGGGTTTCACATTCGAGGACTTCAAAAGGGCGGCCACCATAGCCAGGAACAGCGGGGCCACAGTAAAGGCTTACCTTATGCTCAAGCCTCCTTTCATCTCAGAGAAAGAAGCCCTGGATGACATGGTCAACTCCATGAGGGAAGCTGCGGCATACGCTGACACTTTCTCCATCAACCTGTGCAATATACAGAACGGCACATTTGTGGAGAATCTCTGGCAGAAGGGCCAGTATCGCCCTCCGTGGCTCTGGAGTATTGTTGAGATACTTAAGAAGGCCAAAGAGGAGTTCCCTGACAAGGTCATCACCTCCGATCCTGTCGGCGCAGGCTCCAGGCGCGGTCCGCATAACTGCAAGGAATGCAGCCGCGAGGTGGCGGATGCCATAAGGCTTTTCTCGCTGACCCAGGATGTGTCCTGTCTGGATGTGCCCCAATGCGACTGCATGAGCCTCTGGGAATCAGTGCTGGAACTGGATGGGCACACATTCGGTGCGCCTATAACAGACTGACCCGAAGGAAAAAATATTGGGTGGACAGGCGGCAGGATATGTTCCTGCTCCTTTCCTTTCTCAGTCCTTGCAGACCATCGTGCCTATTCCGGAGTCAGTGAACAGCTCAAGCAGTACTGAATGCGAGACGCTGCCATCGATGATGTGCACGTTCTCAACACCACTCTCGACTGCTGTGGCAGCACCCTTCATCTTGGGAATCATGCCGCCTGAGATGACGCCTTCCCTGATGAGCTGATCCACGCCATCAAGGGTAACCCTTGAGATCCGGGAGGACTTATCACTGCGGTCCTTAAGTACCCCGGGCACGTCAGTCATCAGGATTAGCTTCTTGGCCCTGAGGGCTGCTGCGATATCGCCAGCGATAGTGTCGGCATTCAGGTTGAGGGCCTTGCCGTTGACATCCATGGCAATAGGGGATATTACCGGTATGTAGCCTTCCCTTGTGACAATGTTAAGGATCTCGGTGTTGATCACTTCGGTATCGCCCACCCATCCCAGATCGACCTCGTGCTCCACGTTCTCTATCATTACTTTCTGGAAGGGCTTTTTCTTGGCTATGATCATTTTTCCATCTTTTCCGGACAGGCCTATGCCCTTGCCACCATGCCTGCCTATGAGCGAAACGATTTCCGTGTTGATGTTGCCGACAAGCACCATTCTTGCAATTTCCAGTGTCTCGTCATCGGTAATGCGCAGCCCGCCTACAAATTCGGGCTTCTTGCCCATGCGCTCCATCTTTTCGGTAATCTCCGGTCCTCCGCCATGAACAATGATAGGGTGGATCCCCACGAATCTCAGCAACACGATATCCTGCACGATGTCGCTCATCACCTGCGGGTTGACCATTGCATGCCCGCCGACCTTGATTACCATCACTGACCCGTAGAACTCCCTTATGTAAGGAAGAGCCTCTATCAGCACGTTCTCTCGTTTAAGTGTCATATTATTACCTGTGTATTACATGCACTGCTGCAGGATAGGAAACATTACTGTCCGGTATCCGTAAATGATATTAGAGATACTGAAACGATTTAAAACTTATTTAACAAAGCACGTAAGGTGCCGCAGAAAAAAGGAAACCCATGGAAAATGGGTTTGGATGTTCAGATCTTTTCCAGCTTGTCAATGCCGACTTTCTTTACGAATGGCTTGTTGATCTTGTCCGGCATCCAGTCCGGCTTGTTCTTTGGTGCCTCGACCATCTCTCTCCAGCCCTTGAAAACGTGGATCTTCTTTGTTCCGCGCTCACGAAGCCTGATCTCTTCCGGCTTTGTCTTTGTTCCCTTTCCGCGGTTAGCAACCTTCAGTGCAGCCTGACGTGGCTGTTTTCCGGTGAATACTCCATGTTCGTTTCCCTTCTTGTCTCTTAACACAAAATTTCTTGTTTCAGACATATTGTCACCTCGTAATCAATATATGATTACCACTGCTAATCGTATTTAGTGTATGAAGTATATATATTTTTCTTTTAATGTCGCCCTTTGTTTCTGTTTTAGCTCAATGTGGCGATTTTTGGTAACGGAAAATGCTGAAATAGCGGGTATTTCAGAATTTTTTAGCGGTGTGTCGATTTTGTCTGTGGCCTATCCCGCACCAAGACAATTTTACTTGTTTTATTGCTGCATTTGTTATCCAG
This DNA window, taken from Methanolobus chelungpuianus, encodes the following:
- the guaA gene encoding glutamine-hydrolyzing GMP synthase, which produces MVKVDKFIPKAIEKMQQQITDGRAIIALSGGVDSSVCAVLAHRAIGDRLTPIYIDTGLMRKGETERIKEIFCDMNLVVVDAKDRFLGALKGITDPEEKRKAVGETFIRVFETEAKTLKADYLIQGTIYPDRIESEGGIKSHHNVGGLPSVMDFKAIVEPVEDLYKDEVREVARALGLPHEISERMPFPGPGLSVRIVGEVTEELVNIVREANAIVEDELVEAFHPWQTFAAIIGKGTGVKGDVRVHGWIVAVRAVGSRDGMTAEALELPWPVLNRIESRISASLPTVARVVYDLTPKPPATIEFE
- the argB gene encoding acetylglutamate kinase yields the protein MTLKRENVLIEALPYIREFYGSVMVIKVGGHAMVNPQVMSDIVQDIVLLRFVGIHPIIVHGGGPEITEKMERMGKKPEFVGGLRITDDETLEIARMVLVGNINTEIVSLIGRHGGKGIGLSGKDGKMIIAKKKPFQKVMIENVEHEVDLGWVGDTEVINTEILNIVTREGYIPVISPIAMDVNGKALNLNADTIAGDIAAALRAKKLILMTDVPGVLKDRSDKSSRISRVTLDGVDQLIREGVISGGMIPKMKGAATAVESGVENVHIIDGSVSHSVLLELFTDSGIGTMVCKD
- a CDS encoding non-histone chromosomal MC1 family protein — translated: MSETRNFVLRDKKGNEHGVFTGKQPRQAALKVANRGKGTKTKPEEIRLRERGTKKIHVFKGWREMVEAPKNKPDWMPDKINKPFVKKVGIDKLEKI
- a CDS encoding archaeosine biosynthesis radical SAM protein RaSEA — translated: MSSDKSLNTLVLDIRNRQKSKPGSLDEPCAMWTGSDLVDGKKLDTLTIIFRTSGCWWGKAGGCTMCGYVYDSAQVSPSDEDLFAQLGKAMRKASGFEEFMVKIFTSGSFLDTREIPLEVRHRILGELESDSRVVKVLVETRPEFVREETIADCRNSMKGKPFEIAVGLETTSDIIRKHSINKGFTFEDFKRAATIARNSGATVKAYLMLKPPFISEKEALDDMVNSMREAAAYADTFSINLCNIQNGTFVENLWQKGQYRPPWLWSIVEILKKAKEEFPDKVITSDPVGAGSRRGPHNCKECSREVADAIRLFSLTQDVSCLDVPQCDCMSLWESVLELDGHTFGAPITD